The following proteins are co-located in the Colletotrichum lupini chromosome 4, complete sequence genome:
- a CDS encoding WD domain-containing protein, whose protein sequence is MRHAAGSSASSHLKLNFSLSTFLTIGPVLSLPPWLLLCLSRSHFENLERSESSIKPFNVVSKTRYPTSPRRIDATPISQPRGTDSLPEHEDKVFRSQVISTVSDSDEPAAYSAFTTSSGYRLSVTHPSTMLSEEFYSCICGPPIAANTAVSKDIGIYAHTLSPSYTVKSTLKRSATPAHCLAISDSHVFAAQHEKSQVHVYSRSRGIQETVVTFPERIRSLALIDDVLALGTSEGRLILWETCTGRQLVTPPCHVQAVSCLAVTPYHILTGSEDSNIHVWTISRLLELDASVESEPDRTLANHRAAITSLAVSGSVNPETNICVSSSKDKTCIIWNYQTGDVLRTLLFSTAPLCVSMDPCGRAVFVSSEDRALYLVELFGEKPLIGPNSTESSSTVVQVNSPIGVADEDAGSALCLAPNHDGTTILSGHAKGKILQWQLAENGHPTELTDLNASVTNLVFPPLLKTPRPTKAVAVVKPTQTERQFTFTSQLNTSLEQETRFGKMLNGFGLPDDALEAAILSFQESHAQQCATDEEAQQETEELWDIINEQRALHKLAMQPYHEAKSSHT, encoded by the exons ATGCGACATGCAGCCGGGTCTTCAGCCTCATCACATCTCAAGCTCAACTTCTCATTATCAACTTTCTTAA CCATTGGTCCTGTACTTTCGCTCCCGCCCTGGCTCTTGCTCTGCCTCTCGCGTTCGCACTTTGAAAACCTGGAGAGATCTGAGTCTAGTATCAAGCCCTTCAACGTGGTTTCCAAGACTCGATACCCTACTTCGCCTCGACGGATCGACGCCACGCCCATCTCGCAACCTCGTGGCACTGATTCACTTCCCGAGCACGAGGACAAAGTCTT CCGCTCTCAGGTAATCTCTACAGTCTCGGATTCCGACGAGCCCGCGGCCTATTCGGCCTTTACCACCTCTTCCGGATACCGCCTCTCTGTCACTCACCCCTCCACCATGTTATCGGAAGAATTCTACTCCTGTATCTGCGGCCCGCCTATTGCGGCAAACACGGCCGTATCCAAAGATATCGGCATCTACGCCCATACTCTTAGCCCCAGCTACACGGTCAAGTCAACTCTCAAGAGAAGTGCTACCCCAGCCCACTGCTTAGCTATCAGTGACTCGCATGTCTTTGCCGCCCAGCACGAAAAGTCCCAGGTTCACGTCTACTCAAGATCGCGGGGCATCCAAGAAACAGTCGTTACCTTTCCAGAACGCATTCGGAGCTTGGCGTTGATTGACGATGTCTTGGCGTTAGGCACCTCCGAGGGCAGGTTGATCCTGTGGGAG ACATGCACTGGTCGCCAGCTGGTCACACCACCTTGCCACGTCCAAGCCGTTTCGTGTCTGGCCGTCACGCCCTATCACATCCTTACAGGCTCCGAAGATTCCAACATTCATGTTTGGACAATCTCCCGTCTGCTAGAGCTAGATGCTTCTGTGGAGAGTGAGCCGGACCGTACGCTCGCCAACCACAGGGCTGCCATCACATCGCTCGCTGTCAGTGGTAGTGTCAACCCGGAAACCAACATTTGCGTCTCGTCCAGCAAAGACAAGACTTGCATCATCTGGAACTATCAAACGGGCGATGTTCTACGTACACTATTGTTCTCCACGGCTCCGCTGTGCGTTTCCATGGATCCCTGCGGTCGTGCCGTCTTCGTTTCATCTGAGGACAGGGCTCTCTACCTCGTAGAGCTCTTCGGTGAGAAGCCGCTCATTGGTCCGAATAGCACTGAATCATCGTCGACTGTCGTTCAAGTCAATTCACCGATTGGAGTTGCTGATGAAGATGCTGGTTCGGCTTTGTGCTTGGCACCAAACCATGATGGCACAACAATCTTATCCGGTCATGCAAAAGGCAAAATCTTGCAATGGCAGCTGGCCGAAAACGGTCACCCCACAGAGTTGACAGACCTCAATGCCTCTGTGACGAACTTGGTGTTTCCGCCATTGCTGAAAACACCTCGACCCACAAAAGCTGTTGCAGTTGTCAAGCCCACTCAGACCGAGCGGCAATTCACCTTTACATCTCAACTAAACACAAGTCTCGAACAAGAGACGAGATTCGGCAAGATGCTCAATGGCTTTGGTTTGCCTGATGATGCGCTCGAGGCCGCCATTCTTTCGTTCCAGGAGTCTCATGCACAACAATGTGCCACGGATGAAGAGGCTCAGCAAGAGACTGAAGAGTTGtgggatattattaacgagcaaCGGGCGCTACACAAGCTGGCTATGCAGCCGTATCACGAAGCCAAATCATCTCATACCTGA
- a CDS encoding Pro-kumamolisin has protein sequence MKLSAVATLFTALAAVTIANPVTRSHSHVVHEERHPARREWVKNHKLHTMARLPVRIGLAQSNLHRANEFMNDVAHPGSPNYGKHWTHDEIAEMFAPKQESIALVMQWLESEGIHRSRVELTRGRSWIQFNGTVGEMERLLKTEYHMYKHEQGHKHVACDKYHVPEHLVQHIDMITPTVHFDQRIGEQRKNTKHDLEEHHIEELKKRQLRKRELAKRDVATGGKNPAIQGSPDSGFGPKQGAVVMNALMDLNQCDSMITPDCLRALYATPPGSLKSSNNTLGIVEYTPQAFLQSDLDMYFNEFEPRAKGQGPIVSLVGNAVVQTTNQSFRFNGESALDLEFAMAMIHPQTTTLYQVGDLNQGASFNNFLDAIDGSYCTFQGGGSKDPNIDGQYSQKVCGSVPMVNVISTSYGFNEADLGKKYVERQCAEYMKLGLAGVTVLYSSGDSGVAGNGKQCIDTQTGAYNEGQQGIFNPSFPGGCPWVTSVGATQILEGSTVHTPESACQKAIFSGGGFSNVFAIPDYQKKMMEQYYAKNAPPYGADRYNNSKTVRGFPDISANGANYVTAVNGKFSLSFGTSASAPVVGSIVNMINEKRIEAGKKPVGFINPTLYAHPEILNDVTNGDNPGCGTKGFSAVAGWDPVTGMGTPNYPEMEKLFMSLP, from the exons ATGAAGTTGAGCGCTGTAGCCACCCTCTTCACCGCCCTTGCGGCGGTGACCATCGCAAACCCGGTGACACGGTCGCACAGCCACGTCGTGCACGAGGAGAGGCATCCCGCGCGAAGAGAATGGGTCAAGAATCACAAACTACACACTATGGCCAGGCTGCCAGTACGGATTGGTCTTGCACAGTCAAACCTTCACCGCGCAAACGAGTTCATGAACGATGTGGCTCACCCCGGCTCGCCCAACTACGGCAAACATTGGACCCATGATGAAATCGCCGAAATGTTTGCACCGAAGCAGGAGTCCATTGCTCTGGTCATGCAATGGCTTGAGAGCGAGGGCATCCACCGGAGTCGTGTCGAGCTCACAAGAGGTCGCAGCTGGATCCAATTCAACGGGACAGTAGGCGAGATGGAGCGGCTCTTGAAGACCGAGTACCACATGTACAAGCACGAACAAGGTCACAAGCACGTGGCTTGCGACAAGTACCATGTTCCGGAGCATTTGGTTCAGCATATCGACATGATCACGCCGACGGTTCACTTTGACCAGCGCATTGGAGAGCAAAGGAAGAACACCAAGCATGATCTGGAGGAGCACCACATCGAAGAGCTCAAGAAGCGGCAACTCAGGAAGCGCGAGCTCGCCAAGCGAGACGTTGCTACTGGCGGCAAGAACCCGGCCATTCAGGGCAGTCCAGACAGCGGCTTCGGACCCAAGCAGGGCGCGGTTGTCATGAACGCCCTCATGGATCTCAACCAGTGCGACTCCATGATCACTCCGGACTGCCTGAGGGCGCTCTACGCAACCCCTCCCGGGTCGCTCAAGTCGTCCAACAACACCCTCGGCATCGTCGAGTACACGCCCCAAGCATTCCTTCAGTCGGATCTGGATATGTACTTCAACGAATTTGAGCCACGTGCGAAGGGACAGGGCCCCATTGTCAGCCTCGTCGGGAACGCCGTAGTACAGACCACAAACCAGAGCTTCCGCTTCAATGGCGAGTCTGCGCTCGATCTTGAGTTTGCCATGGCCATGATCCACCCTCAAACGACAACTCTGTACCAGGTCGGTGACCTCAACCAGGGTGCCAGCTTCAACAACTTTCTCGATGCGATCGATGGCAGCTACTGCACTTTCCAAGGTGGCGGTTCCAAGGATCCCAACATTGACGGGCAATACAGCCAAAAGGTTTGCGGCTCCGTTCCCATGGTCAACGTCATCTCCACAAGTTACGGCTTCAACGAGGCGGATCTCGGCAAGAAGTACGTCGAGCGCCAGTGTGCCGAGTACATGAAGCTCGGCCTGGCGGGCGTCACAGTACTCTACTCTTCTGGTGACTCTGGTGTTGCCGGTAACGGCAAGCAGTGCATCGACACTCAAACTGGTGCATACAACGAGGGCCAGCAGGGCATCTTCAATCCTTCGTTCCCCGGCGGCTGCCCTTGGGTTACCTCCGTTGGTGCTACTCAAATTTTGGAGGGATCGACGGTCCATACCCCTGAGAGCGCCTGCCAAAAGGCCATCTTCTCTGGTGGAGGTTTCTCCAACGTCTTCGCAATTCCCGACTACCAAAAGAAGATGATGGAGCAGTACTACGCAAAGAACGCGCCGCCGTATGGTGCAGATCGGTACAACAACTCCAAAACGGTGCGAGGTTTCCCGGACATTTCTGCCAATGGCGCCAACTATGTCACTGCCGTCAACGGCAAGTTCTCGCTCTCTTTCGGCACATCAG CGTCGGCACCTGTTGTTGGATCAATTGTCAACATGATCAACGAGAAGCGTATTGAGGCGGGCAAGAAGCCTGTTGGCTTTATCAATCCCACGCTCTACGCTCACCCTGAGATTCTCAACGACGTGACCAACGGCGACAATCCAGGCTGCGGGACTAAGGGCTTTTCCGCCGTGGCAGGATGGGATCCCGTCACCGGCATGGG AACACCTAATTACCCTGAGATGGAGAAGCTATTCATGAGCCTACCCTAA
- a CDS encoding complex 1 protein — protein MATAIQALKGDAPQQARSLYRQLLKTGEQFATYNFREYAKRRTRDAFREHQKVEDPRQVQELIQKGIKELEKLKRQAVVNQFYKFDRLVVEGGAAGKQKGNKGDIVRQTEHGFD, from the exons ATGGCGACGGCGATACAAGCTCTCAAGGGCGATGCGCCGCAGCAGGCTCGGTCTTTG TACCGCCAGCTGTTGAAGACGGGCGAACAGTTTGCGACCTACAACTTCCGCGAGTATGCGAAGCGACGGACGAGGGATGCTTTCAGAGAGCACCAGAAGGTCGAGGACCCGCGGCAGGTGCAGGAGTTGATTCAAAAGGGGATTAAGGAGCTTGAGAAGCTCAAG AGGCAAGCCGTTGTCAACCAGTTTTACAAGTTTGATCGGTTAGTAGTTGAGGGCGGCGCCGCTGGCAAGCAAAAGGGCAACAAGGGCGATATTGTCAGACAAACGGAGCATGG CTTCGACTAA